The region TTTGATTATAAATATTACTTAGGGAACAGAAATAAGTAGATTGACAATTTAACAAATAAAAGATAGGATATTGGTTTAATGTTAAACAAAGAGATTGTTTTTGTGTCAAAATCGAAGTTCATTGGGGGAACTCTATTAATTGTTGGGACTTCCATTGGCGGAGGGATGCTCGCATTACCTGTTTCAACAGCGGGGGCAGGATTTACCAATTCAATCTTTTTTTTAATATTTTGCTGGTTAATTATGACTATTGGCGCTCTATTAATTTTAGAAGTTAATTTACGCCTTCCAGCAGGTAGTAATATGGTGTCTATGGCTAAATCTACTCTTGGTTTACCAGGACAGATTATCGCTTGGCTTACTTACTTATTTTTACTTTATACTCTTCTATCAGCCTATATTTCTGGGGGCAGTGATGTTTTTGATGGTCTATTACAACGACTAAATTATAATTTGCCTGCTTGGATGACATCTTTATTATTCACCTTCTTTTTTAGCTTAGTTGTTTATGCCGGTATTAGCACGGTTGATTATGTTAATCGAGGTCTGATGTTTGGTAAATTAGGTATTTATGTTTTGCTAGTTATTATTATTAGTCCACATGTTAATCTTAATGCATTAAAAGGAGGTTCAGCCCAAGCTATCACCGGTAGTTTAATGATCTTAGTTACCTCATTTGGGTTTGCCTCTATTGTTCCAAGCTTACGAGATTATTTTAAAGATGATATTACCAGTTTAAGGCGAGTAATCCTTATTGGCTCTTTAGTGCCCCTTATTTGTTATATCATTTGGGATGCTGTTATTATGGGTGTAGTCCAACGAGGCGGTGAAAATGGGCTTTTAGCACTTATGAATAGTAACCATGCTACCAGTGGCCTTACTGAAGCACTAAGTAATGTTATACACAGTCCTTGGATTACGGGGTTCTTTGGTTTTTTTACCTCTATTTGTATGATTACAGCTTTTTTAGGTGTATCTATAGGCTTATTTGACTTTTTAGCAGATGGATTAGCGTTAAAGAAAAAAGGTTTACAGGGGAAATGGGTACTGGCCCTTACTTTTCTTCCACCACTAGCAATTGTCTTGATCAATCCCGGTATTTACTTACATGCGCTAAGTTATGCGGGCGTGTGTTGTGTAGTACTTTTATTGCTTCTTCCTTCTATCATGACTTGGCGGGCTCGTAAATTAGATACAAACGAAAATTCGCATATAGTACCTGGTGGTAACTTTACATTAATTTTAGTTATGGTTATTGCGATATTTCTGCTTACGATTGCTGTTTGAATCTAGAAAGTGACGTCAGTATTGTTGACAATAAATAGAGTTCAAGCATAGCATGATCCCTTATTTAAGTTTAATAGGCCATTAATGGGAATTGATGCAATACGTCTCTTAGTAGGAGATGATCTAAATGCTGTAAATGATTTAATTTTAGAGAAAATTCAATCGCCGGTTAAACTTATGAATGATATTGCTGAGTATGTGATTCAAGGTGGAGGCAAAAGAATAAGATGTTTATTAGTTCTTCTTGTTAGTCGGGCCTGTAATTATCTTGGCAAAGAACATATTATATTGGCCGCTATGGTTGAGTTTTTTCATACTGCAACGCTTTTACATGATGATGTACTAGATGTTTCTACACTAAGACGTGGTAGAAAAACAGCTAATACTTTATGGGGAAACAAAGCTAGTATTTTAGCAGGTGATTTTTTATTTATTAAACACCTAGAACTTATGGTTGAATTAGGTGATATCCGTATAATCCAACTCTTAATTAGTATCGCTCCTCAAATAGGTAATGGTGAAATACAGCAATTTTCTAGCGTTTACCGTGCTGATATTAGCGTGGAGGAATATTTTGATTCAATCAGAGCTAAAACAGCACTTCTTTTTGCTGTTGCCTCCAAACTTGGAGCGCTTATTAGTAAAACGGATAATAAAACTCAACAGGGTTTGTATAACTATGGTTTACAGTTAGGAACAGCTTTTCAATTAATTGATGATGCCATGGATTATTGCTCTGAAGCAGAAATAATGGGAAAAAATATTGGCGATGATTTAGCAAGCGGAAAAGCGACACTACCTCTAATTTATGCATTACAACAAGGTAATCAATCTCAACAAAAGATTATAAAGCAAAGTATTGAACAAGGCTCGCTGGAATTATTACCACAAATCCTTGAAATATTAGATGAAACAGGCGCAATTAAGTACACTTTTAATTTAGCTGCTCTAAAGGTTGAGTCAGCTATTTCGTCATTAAACATGCTTCCTAATTCTAACTACAAAGAAGCTTTGCAAGAATTAGCCCAATATGTTCTTGAGCGCAAAAATTAATATCTCTTAATCATTTAGGTGATGAAATTAACTAGAAAATTTTTTCGATAAGATTATTAGATTTAGTTATTTAAGATGTATTTAAATTTTTAAAAATCCGAATATATCTTAATAAATCATATTAAAGCCTTTAGTTCACATCATGACATAAATAATTACTATGTCTTTGAGGGAAGATATGCATACAGTAATCAATGAATTAATATGCCCAATTTGGGGCGCTGAACAATGGATTCAAGAAGGATGGAACAAGCTAACGTCGGAAGAAAAACAAGACATTAATAGGCGCTTAGAACAGTTTTTCAGTAATGGTCTTCCTTTTAAGTTAAAACATGAGAAACAGCTATATATCTACATGTTCTCCTTAATGGCTCAGTTAGAAGTCTTAGCTATTCAATTACCTTTACGATTTGCTGAAAAAATTGCAAATCCTTTTTTAAAAGAAAAACTACGAGCTCAGCTACTTGATGAGATATTCCACGCAATAATATTCACAAGAGTCGCTTTTACTTTATCTGCTCCTTACCATTTTCCACCTACCTATAATGAAAAAATTGAAAAAATCTGTTGCTACGTTCGCTCGATTGAATGTCCTAAAGTAGGTTTAGCTGTTATGAACCTAGTATGTGAAGGCTTGGTAGAAGAAATATTTTCAGCTATGTACAATAATGATGTTGCTCGCGAATTATTTGAAATTATATTAAACGACGAACATAGGCATGTTTCTGAAACAGAGTTATATAGAGAAATTGGTTTACCACAAACAGAAATTCTCGAAGAAGAATTAACCAAGCTTGAATCACTTGTTATTTCTGCTTTTTTGTCTCAACCACAATACGCCACTGCAATAACTGCATTACTCACCCCACAAGGGAGACAAAATCTTACTAAAGAGCTATATGAAAAGCACAAAAGTCAATTAAAGAAAATTAATATGACACCTAGTGAAGAATGGGAGCTAGCATTTCATTTAGATAATTACTTTAACCAAGAATATAAGCCTCAAGTTAATGAAGTCAGAAATGAAATTTATCAAGAGATCTTTGAAATAGAGATGTCACCCATGCGTAAAGCATTAATAACTGGGGCCAATTTCTCTGGCGATCCAATAATGACAGCTCAGTTTAATTTAGATATTAGCAATTTTGGTTTTTTTGATCATAAATATCCTCACGAATTGTTAACACCCTTAGTAATGCAAGCAATAAGTTATGTCCTTATTTCACATGATCAATTCCGTAATTTTCTTAGTTATAAAAAATTACATTCCAGTAAAGGTGCATATGTAGCAATTATAGAAAAATTACCTAACTGTTTTGATCAAATGGGGACTATTAGTTTTAGAAATTGTCATGAATTTAATGTGGAAAGCTTAGTAGAAAAGATTGAGCGACACAAAAAAATAATGGTTGAGGCCTATAAAAAACGTACCCAGCTGGAATTAGAATCCCCTGAGTTAAAAGATGGTTCTGAGACACTACTTTATAATGGCGACTATGATGTTTATCCTTTCCCAGCTCCTGGAAGCTATGGTGTTTATTTGAGTAATGTTGGGCCTTTAGGATACACTAAGGCTAAAGCACCTTTATCAAAACATATGGGGCTCAATGCTCTTTTATTGGCTGTAACAAGAACACAGACATGGAATAATGATTCTAAATCATTTGAAATTAAAGATTTCCTACCTATCTCTTTTAGTATAGATGTACGTATTTTTGATGGCTTAGTGCCTATACCTCAGTTAGTTAATGAGGCATTCCAACTCATGCTAAAAAAAATGGATAAAGAAAAACAGGAGTTTTTAGAAACAGGTAATTTATCTGAGAGTAACTATAATAGATTAACAGATAAAATTTCCGATATTTTCTTAAAAGAAAACAAATTATTTAGTCGTAGAAAAATAATTTCTTATTTAATGAGCAATGCAGCACTGATTAAGAAATTGAAGCGCTTATATGCAGATGAAATTAAAAACGAGGGCTTAGATATATCTGATTATATTGCTAAGCACTTAATGAAGGACTATTCAAAATTTGAAATGGATGAATGGATTGAAAACCAACATCTTATGAAATTGGTTGATAAATTATTGAATGAAAATAGAGAGATTGGATATAGAGTATTGTGCTTGATGCAAACCGCTACATTTGATTATATAGATATTGAGGCCACTTTTAATAATCTTTATCAAAAAGTTGCAAACGGGCGCTTACATAAACTAGCCAAGCTATTACCTAAGCTTGTTGGATAATATCTTCGAGAATAAATAATGAATACAACGAAATTTAAAAAAATGGTTGAAAGCCTTATTATGACGCCTAGCCTTTACATTGGTTTAGTTATTGGATCTCTTTTAGGTGCTATAGGAGGCGGCTTAGGGGGTGGAATTACAGGCGCTGTTACAGGTTATTTTTATAAAGGAGCGCTAATTCAACAATTTAATGTATGTATTTTATGTCCGGCAGCTCTTTTAGGTTACTCTGTTTCTGCGGCTACCATGGATTTATTAGCCAGTACCTTAATTGGGCTAACGCTTGGTAGTGGCTTAGGGGGTATTGGGACAGGCCTCTCTACTGCCTTATGTGTTTACCTTAATAAAAAACTACCTCTTAACTTATCTCGTGAAACTATGAGGCCAGTAATTAAATTTTGTTATGTAGTTGCTGGTATATTAGGCCTTAGTATTCTTTTAGGTGCGCTACTCGGTCTAGGAGCTCATCTATTATATGGGCCTACTATTGGCGCGTTTTTTGGATTTATACTTACTTTGTTATACATTATAAATTGGATACGCTATCAATAAAATAATCAAAACGTTTTCATTATTTGACTAATGCACTTAGCAATTTAAGCCAAAAATAAAATTCTGACAAATTGCTAAATTTCATTGATAGCAATAGAAGCAAAAAATTTAACGCTGAATTGTGCCTGGTCTCTTTGGAGAGCTTTTAAACGTTATTATTAGTAATATCATAATTAACCCAATAACAGCGCCGCACCCTGTCCCAATACCAAGTGACTTTAAACTACCAATTGTAGCTCCTAAATTCATTCCTATAACAATTTCAATACTCATCCAGCAGGCTAATGATAAAATTTGTATAATATTTTCTGGTGATGCATTGCAATTATTTTTTGTCTTTTTATGTATCTTAAATAGCACTACACTAGTAATCACTACTCCGCTACACAATGCGCCAAT is a window of Legionella busanensis DNA encoding:
- a CDS encoding amino acid permease, producing the protein MSKSKFIGGTLLIVGTSIGGGMLALPVSTAGAGFTNSIFFLIFCWLIMTIGALLILEVNLRLPAGSNMVSMAKSTLGLPGQIIAWLTYLFLLYTLLSAYISGGSDVFDGLLQRLNYNLPAWMTSLLFTFFFSLVVYAGISTVDYVNRGLMFGKLGIYVLLVIIISPHVNLNALKGGSAQAITGSLMILVTSFGFASIVPSLRDYFKDDITSLRRVILIGSLVPLICYIIWDAVIMGVVQRGGENGLLALMNSNHATSGLTEALSNVIHSPWITGFFGFFTSICMITAFLGVSIGLFDFLADGLALKKKGLQGKWVLALTFLPPLAIVLINPGIYLHALSYAGVCCVVLLLLLPSIMTWRARKLDTNENSHIVPGGNFTLILVMVIAIFLLTIAV
- a CDS encoding polyprenyl synthetase family protein, giving the protein MGIDAIRLLVGDDLNAVNDLILEKIQSPVKLMNDIAEYVIQGGGKRIRCLLVLLVSRACNYLGKEHIILAAMVEFFHTATLLHDDVLDVSTLRRGRKTANTLWGNKASILAGDFLFIKHLELMVELGDIRIIQLLISIAPQIGNGEIQQFSSVYRADISVEEYFDSIRAKTALLFAVASKLGALISKTDNKTQQGLYNYGLQLGTAFQLIDDAMDYCSEAEIMGKNIGDDLASGKATLPLIYALQQGNQSQQKIIKQSIEQGSLELLPQILEILDETGAIKYTFNLAALKVESAISSLNMLPNSNYKEALQELAQYVLERKN